The region CCGCGTAAAAAAACGCCGTGGAGTACGCCTAATGGAAATATGGAAAGAGTCACAGTTGACGCAACTCTCTTACACAAAAGAAATGGAGACGGCCTATCAAATATCTTTGAGCTTCATTAAAAATCTCGGGTTTAAATTCTGTGCTTTTTCAATGAGCTCAAAAACCTGTGACACCCACATCAATACCGTTAACAAAAACAATTACCCCACTGACTGGAATATTCAATACGAACAAAAAAAATGCAGTGCGATCGACCCAATACTTGCCCACTGTAATCACTCCACGCTGCCCATCATCTGGAGCGAAGATCTTTTTTACGAGACGCCGTGGCTATGGCAAGCGCTACAGAACGAAGGATTGCAGTATGGATGGTCGCAATCGATCCATGATGAGGATAACGGCCTGCGCAGCATCTTCAGCCTGGCAAGGAGTCACTGCCCGATCACACCCTATGAACTGTATGAAAACCTGGGGTTCGTCGTCTTCATCAGTCGCCATCTCCACGCGCTGGGCGCACAGACACAATCGAAAGCGCTGCCACGGTCAAGCATTCCCCACCTGTCAGCGCGCGAGCTGGAAATACTGAAACTGTCAGCCAATGGCAAAACCGCCTACGAGGCAGCCAAAATCCTTAACCTGAGCGAGCGCACGGTGAACTTCCATGTACACAGCGCCATCCAGAAGCTCGGCGTGAACAACAAAATAGCGGCGGTAATCGCCGCTGCCAGGGCCGGCGTACTCTGAAATCAATCGATCCGAAAAAAACCTGCAAGTAATCCAAAAGATAAAAACGTACCATTGCCCTTCCTCCCCTGTGGTGACGCCTTAATCGTCACGTCGCATTCCACTTGGCAGGCCCCACCCGCTACAACGCTCCAGAGCTGCGGGACCTCTTTTGATTATCCAGAGCCTCCCCGCCCCATGCCTTTGCTCGAAACGCCCTTCGCCCAACTCGACCTGATCCGCCAACCCGAACAGCAGAACGAACCCCTGCAAGCGTTCGACGCAGCCGACGAGTACCTGCTCAACTATCTGGCCGAACAACAGCCCTCGATCGACACTCGGGTTCTGGTGCTCAATGACAGTTTTGGCGCATTGGCAGCGAGTCTCGCGGGTAAGGTGCAGGTCAGTAGCAGCGGTGATTCGTTCCTGGCACTCAAAGGGCTGGAAAAAAATCTGATCCGCAATGGCATGGCGTTTGATGCGGTGCCCAGCCTACCGGCCAGCCAAGCGTTGGTCGGACCGTTTGACCGGGTACTGATCCGGGTCCCGAAAACCCTGGCACTGCTGGAAGAACAACTGATCCGCTTACACAGCCAACTGGCACCGGGTGCTCAGGTCATTGCCGCCGCCATGGTCAAGCATTTGCCACGCGCTGCGGGTGACCTGCTGGAACGCTACATCGGTCCGGTACACGCCTCGCTGGCGGTAAAAAAGGCCAGGCTGTTGATCGCTTCGCCTGAAGACAAAGCGCCTGCGGTGTCGCCCTACCCGTCCCGTTACCGTCTCGATACGCCGGCGATCGAGTTGCTCAACCACGCCAACGTGTTCTGTCGCGAAGGGCTGGATATCGGTACGCGGGCATTTTTGCCCCATTTGCCAAAGAACCTCGGCACAGCGCAAGTCGCCGATCTAGGTTGCGGTAATGGCGTACTGGCCATCGCCAGTGCCCTGCAAAACCCGCAGGCCCATTACACGCTGGTGGATGAGTCGTTCATGGCCGTGCAGTCGGCCGCCGAAAACTGGCACGCGGCGCTGGGCGAGCGAGATGTGCTCTTGCGTGCCGATGACGGGCTGGCCGACCAGGCACCTCAATCCCTCGACGTGGTGCTGTGCAACCCACCTTTCCATCAACAGCAGGTTGTTGGCGACTTTCTCGCTTGGAGGATGTTCCAGCAAGCCCGGGAAGCGCTGGTAGTTGGGGGCGCGCTGTACATCGTCGGTAACCGTCACTTGGGTTATCACAGCAAACTGGCCCGGCTGTTCCGGGGTGTCGAACAAGTGGCGGCCACGCCCAAGTTCGTGATCCTCAAGGCGCGCAAATAACCGCATGCAAAAAAAAACCCTCCGCTTAGGAGGGTTATAAAACCGTGACGCAAGGCAACGGGATGGGATCAGGTGCAACGTATCAGTGAGTGCTCAGGCCTGCGGCATTCATAAACATGCGCATCAGGCTGGCCACAATAAACAAGGCCCCTACGCTGCCAACCCAAATCAGTGCCAGCCATCCGAGCCGCTGCCACAGCGGTTTTTTCTCGGCAGCTTCGATCTCCTGCAACGTGTGTTTGCCAGCCATCATCACAATCTCCTCTGAAACGGCGCAGCTATCAGCACTGCGCCATCGTCGTGCGCTTTAGTGGTAACCATCTTCGTGGGTGACCTTGCCGCGGAACACGTAGTAGCTCCAGAAGGTGTAACCCAGGATGAACGGGATGATGAACAGCGTACCCACCAGCATGAAGCCCTGGCTTTGCGGCGGCGCGGCGGCGTCCCAGATGGAGATCGACGGCGGTACGATGTTTGGCCACAGGCTGATGCCGAGGCCACTGTAGCCGAGGAAAATCAGCACCAGCGTCAGCAGGAACGGCGTGTAGTGCGCGTTGCGGGCCACGGCGCGAATCAGACCGTACATGGTCACCAATACCAGGATCGGCACCGGCAAGAACCAGAACAGGTTTGGCAGAGTGAACCAGCGTGCCGCGATCTCTTCGTGGGCCAGAGGGGTCCAGAGGCTGACGATACCGATCACCGCCAACACCACGAACGCCAACGGCCGCGCCAGATTATGCATCTGCTCTTGCAACTTGCCTTCAGTCTTCATGATCAGCCACGTGCAGCCGAGTAGCGCATACGCCACCACCAATGCCACACCGCAGAACAGCGTGAAGGGCGTCAGCCAGTCGAGTGAGCCCCCGGCAAACTGGCGGTTGACCACCGGAATGCCGTCGATGAATGCTCCCAGTGCCACGCCCTGGAAGAACGTCGCGGTAAGCGAGCCACCGATAAACGCCTTGTCCCAGAGGTGGCGTTTGTCGTCCTTGGCCTTGAAGCGGAATTCGAACGCCACACCGCGAAAGATGAGTCCGATCAGCATCAGAATCAGCGGCAGGTACAACGCCGACAACACCACAGAATAGGCCAGCGGGAAAGCACCGAACAACGCCGCCCCCCCCAGTACCAGCCAGGTTTCGTTGCCGTCCCAGACCGGCGCCACGGTGTTCATCATCACGTCGCGGTTGCTTTTACCCTTGACGAACGGGAAGAGAATCCCGATTCCCAGGTCGAAACCGTCCATGACCACGTACATCATGATGCCGAAGATGATGATCACGGCCCAGATCAGCGGAAGATCAATACCCATGATTCAATTCCCCTTGTTCAGACTGTCACCGTGGTCGGCATCGCCCGTATCGTCGGCTGCGGACAGCGGACGTGACGGCGTGCGTTTCTGGCCAGGACCACCATCGTTGGTTTCCTTGCCCTCGTCGATCTTCGGCCCTTTACGCACCAGGCGCATCATGTAGCCAAGGCCGGCGCCGAACAGCGCGAAATACACCACCACGAACAGCACCAGGGTGATGCTCATCTGCAAGAAACTGTGGTTAGAAGATGCATCCGCCGTGCGCATCAAGCCGTAGACCACCCACGGTTGACGACCGATTTCAGTGGTGAACCAGCCTGCAAGAATGGCGATCAGGCCGGACGGGCCCATCCATAACGCCAGGTACAGGAATGGCCGCGAGGTATACAGCTTGTCGCGTTTACGCAGCCACAGGCTCCACAAACCGGTGAAAATCATCAAGAAGCCCAAGCCAACCATGACCCGGAACGACCAGAAAACGATCGTCGAATTCGGCCGATCTTCAGGCGGGAAGTCCTTGAGCGCCGGTACTTGCTTATCCAGCGAGTGCGTGAGGATCAGGCTACCCAGGTATGGGATCTCGACCGCAAATTTGGTCTTCTCGGCTTTCATGTCCGGCCAGCCGAACAAAATCAGCGGAGTCGGCTCGTTGCCGTGGTTTTCCCAGTGGCCTTCGATCGCAGCGATTTTCGCTGGCTGATGCTCAAGGGTGTTCAAACCGTGGAAGTCACCGATGACCGCTTGAATCGGCGCCACAATCAGCGCCATCCACATCGCCATCGAAAGCATGGTCCGAATCGCCGGGTTGTCCTTGCCTCGCAGCAAGTGCCAGGCCGCCGAGGAACCGACGAAAAACGCAGTGGCGACAAATGCGGCAGTGGCCATGTGCATCAGGCGATAAGGGAAAGACGGGTTGAAGATCACCGCCAGCCAATCCACCGGAATCAGTCGGCCATCAATCAGTTCATAGCCTTGCGGGGTTTGCATCCAACTGTTGGAGGCAAGAATCCAGAAGGTTGAGATCAGCGTACCGATGGCCACCATCACCGTTGAGAAGAAGTGCAGTTTGCGCCCGACCTTGTTCCAGCCGAACAGCATGACACCAAGGAATCCAGCCTCGAGGAAGAAGGCTGTAAGCACTTCGTAGGTCAGAAGCGGCCCAGTGATGGCGCCGGCGAAGTCAGAGAATCGGCTCCAGTTGGTGCCGAACTGATAGGCCATGACCAGCCCGGAAACCACACCCATACCGAAGTTGACGGCAAATATTTTCGACCAGAAGTGGTACAGATCGCGGTAGGTGTCGTTATGGGTTTTCAGCCACAGGCCTTCGAGCACCGCCAGGTAACTCGCCAGACCAATGGTGATGGCCGGGAACAGGATATGGAATGAAATGGTGAACGCGAACTGCATTCGGGCGAGATCGAGTGCCTCTAAACCGAACATAAGTGTTCCTCTTTCAGGTAATACCGGCTGCGAGGCTTGTGGCCCTGCACCTACTGCCCCCACGGATATGGAGTGCGGCGAATTCCAATTCGTTCTTTTTTAAAAGCATCACAACGTAGGGAGTCTGGCCGTTTGGCCGCCAAATCAATTCCCGGAGGGGCCTTGATCTGGATCAATCAACGTTGAAAGAGTAGTCCGATTTTTACGGTGCAGTGGTGTGGTCTATTGACGCGTGACAGGTTGCCTCAGCGCCACAGTAATAGGCCGCAATACATTGGCTGTCGGCACGCTTGCGGTGGCGTGAGGGCTTGTCCCGTCACCACAGGGATTCAGGAGAAACTCAAGATCAGTGTCTAGCTAACTAAATGTCCAGGCTCGCAACTTTTGGTTACAGCTTGGTGATAGTCTCGACCCTCCCTCGCTCAAGACCCGCCCTCAGATGCCCAGCCAAGCACCCCTGCTGTTACGTCATCATCGTCCGTTCATTGCGTTCTGGTTGGCCCGAGTGTTTACCGCCAGCGGTTTTCAAATGCTTACCGTGGCGATTGGCTGGAACCTTTATCAGCTCACCGGCAACGTACTTGATCTGGGATTGGTGGGGCTGGTGGAGTTCGCGCCGCGAGTGCTGTTCATGCTGCACACCGGGCACGTCGCAGACCGCTATGACCGACGCAAGGTCGCGGCGCTCTGCCAGTCCCTGCAAGCCTTGATCGCCCTGTCGCTGGCCATCGGGAGTGCCACTGACCATATCACCCGGGAAATGATCTTTATCCTGGCATTCCTGCTCGGTGCCGCGCGGTCCTTCGAGTTACCGACGACCCAGGCGCTGCTGCCGACGATTGTCCCCAGCGCACTATTTCCCCGCGCAGTCGCCGCCGCCCAGTCCGCGCAACAATCGGCCACCATCGTCGCACCGGCCCTTGGAGGTTTGCTCTACGCGTTCGGCAGCGTCTGGGTCTATGGGCCGACCGTGGTCCTGTACATCATCGCCTGCTCGCTGATGCTCAACCTGCCGGCTCGGCAAACACCACTGAATAAAGGCAAAGCGACGATGGACTCGTTGCTCGCGGGCATTCGCTTCATTCGCAGCCGCCCAGACATTCTTGGCGCCATTTCCCTGGATCTGTTCGCCGTGCTGTTGGGGGGCGCCACGGCGCTGCTGCCGGTCTTCGCCAAGGACATTTTGCTGACCGGCCCCTGGGGTCTGGGCCTGTTGCGCTCGGCGCCGGCGGTGGGTGCGCTGTTAATGTCGCTGTTTTTGGCGCGATTCGCTGTTGAGCGCAATGTCGGACGCGTGATGTTTACTGCCGTGGGCATCTTCGGCGTGGCGACCATTGCGTTCGGCCTGTCCACCTCGTTCTGGTTTTCCCTCGCCGTACTGGTGGTGCTGGGCGCTGCGGACATGATCAGCATGGTCATTCGCGCCTCATTCGTGCAATTGGAAACACCCGATGAAATGCGCGGCCGGGTCAGCGCCGTGAACGGTCTGTTCATCGGCGCCTCAAACCAACTCGGGGAATTCGAATCAGGCCTGACCGCGCACTGGTTTGGCACGGTACCCGCGGTGGTCATGGGCGGCATCGGCACCTTGGTGGTGACCGGGGCCTGGATCAAACTGTTCCCGACCCTGGCCAATCGCGACCGCATGCATGTGCCTGTGGAAGAAGCCAAGGTCTAGAGCAGTTTGTCCAAGGTGATGGGGAAGTCCCGCACCCGTTTGCCGGTGGCATGATAAATGGCATTTGCCACGGCTGCCGCGACGCCGACGATACCGATTTCGCCGACCCCCTTGGACCCCAGGGCGTTGACGATTTCGTCGTTCTCTTCAACGAATAGCACCTCAATGTCACCAATATCGGCGTTTACCGGCAGGTGATACTCGGCCAGACTGTGGTTCATGTGACGGCCCAGCGCATGGTCGGTTTGTGTCTCCTCGTGCAACGCCATCCCGATGCCCCATACCACGCCACCGAGGATCTGGCTGCGAGCCATCTTCGGGTTGACCACCCGTCCTGCGGCAATCGCACTCACCACGCGATTGACCTTCACTGTGCCCAGGTCCTCATCCACAAAAACCTCGACGAACACCGCCGAGTGCGTGGCGGTGGCATAAGCATCGCGCTTCTTGTCGGGCTCAGCGTCCACCTGAACCTCAAGGGTTGCTTCACCGCTGTTCCGAGCCAGTTCGGCCAACGACACCTGCGCTTCGCCGAAGGACAGTTGCCCTTCTTCGAAGATCGCCTGTTCCAAGGTAACCCCGGCGAACTCCGGACAGGTCTGACGGGCCACCGCGAGCAGTGTCTCCTTCAGCGCTTCACACGCTTGCTGCACGGCGGTGCCGACCGACGACACGGTAAACGAGCCGCCCTGCAACGGCGCGCTGGGTAACGAAGAGTCGCCCAAGACAAACGTGATGTCTTGCAGCGAAACGCCCGACGCTTGCGCGGCAATTTGCGTCATTACCGTGTAGGTGCCGGTGCCGATATCAGTGGTCGCGCTACTGACCGTCAGTTTGCCCCTGTGATCAAGCGATGCCTTGGCGCTAGCCTTCATCTGCATCGCTTCCCATACCCCACCCGCCATGCCCCACCCCACCCGTTGCCGGCCGTTGCGCATGCTGCGCGGCTCGGGATTGCGCTGGGCCCAGCCAAAACGCTTGGCACCCTGGGCGTAGCATTCGCGTAATTCTTTGC is a window of Pseudomonas sp. DC1.2 DNA encoding:
- a CDS encoding autoinducer binding domain-containing protein, yielding MEIWKESQLTQLSYTKEMETAYQISLSFIKNLGFKFCAFSMSSKTCDTHINTVNKNNYPTDWNIQYEQKKCSAIDPILAHCNHSTLPIIWSEDLFYETPWLWQALQNEGLQYGWSQSIHDEDNGLRSIFSLARSHCPITPYELYENLGFVVFISRHLHALGAQTQSKALPRSSIPHLSARELEILKLSANGKTAYEAAKILNLSERTVNFHVHSAIQKLGVNNKIAAVIAAARAGVL
- a CDS encoding class I SAM-dependent methyltransferase, which codes for MPLLETPFAQLDLIRQPEQQNEPLQAFDAADEYLLNYLAEQQPSIDTRVLVLNDSFGALAASLAGKVQVSSSGDSFLALKGLEKNLIRNGMAFDAVPSLPASQALVGPFDRVLIRVPKTLALLEEQLIRLHSQLAPGAQVIAAAMVKHLPRAAGDLLERYIGPVHASLAVKKARLLIASPEDKAPAVSPYPSRYRLDTPAIELLNHANVFCREGLDIGTRAFLPHLPKNLGTAQVADLGCGNGVLAIASALQNPQAHYTLVDESFMAVQSAAENWHAALGERDVLLRADDGLADQAPQSLDVVLCNPPFHQQQVVGDFLAWRMFQQAREALVVGGALYIVGNRHLGYHSKLARLFRGVEQVAATPKFVILKARK
- a CDS encoding DUF2474 domain-containing protein, whose amino-acid sequence is MAGKHTLQEIEAAEKKPLWQRLGWLALIWVGSVGALFIVASLMRMFMNAAGLSTH
- the cydB gene encoding cytochrome d ubiquinol oxidase subunit II; this encodes MGIDLPLIWAVIIIFGIMMYVVMDGFDLGIGILFPFVKGKSNRDVMMNTVAPVWDGNETWLVLGGAALFGAFPLAYSVVLSALYLPLILMLIGLIFRGVAFEFRFKAKDDKRHLWDKAFIGGSLTATFFQGVALGAFIDGIPVVNRQFAGGSLDWLTPFTLFCGVALVVAYALLGCTWLIMKTEGKLQEQMHNLARPLAFVVLAVIGIVSLWTPLAHEEIAARWFTLPNLFWFLPVPILVLVTMYGLIRAVARNAHYTPFLLTLVLIFLGYSGLGISLWPNIVPPSISIWDAAAPPQSQGFMLVGTLFIIPFILGYTFWSYYVFRGKVTHEDGYH
- a CDS encoding cytochrome ubiquinol oxidase subunit I yields the protein MFGLEALDLARMQFAFTISFHILFPAITIGLASYLAVLEGLWLKTHNDTYRDLYHFWSKIFAVNFGMGVVSGLVMAYQFGTNWSRFSDFAGAITGPLLTYEVLTAFFLEAGFLGVMLFGWNKVGRKLHFFSTVMVAIGTLISTFWILASNSWMQTPQGYELIDGRLIPVDWLAVIFNPSFPYRLMHMATAAFVATAFFVGSSAAWHLLRGKDNPAIRTMLSMAMWMALIVAPIQAVIGDFHGLNTLEHQPAKIAAIEGHWENHGNEPTPLILFGWPDMKAEKTKFAVEIPYLGSLILTHSLDKQVPALKDFPPEDRPNSTIVFWSFRVMVGLGFLMIFTGLWSLWLRKRDKLYTSRPFLYLALWMGPSGLIAILAGWFTTEIGRQPWVVYGLMRTADASSNHSFLQMSITLVLFVVVYFALFGAGLGYMMRLVRKGPKIDEGKETNDGGPGQKRTPSRPLSAADDTGDADHGDSLNKGN
- a CDS encoding MFS transporter → MPSQAPLLLRHHRPFIAFWLARVFTASGFQMLTVAIGWNLYQLTGNVLDLGLVGLVEFAPRVLFMLHTGHVADRYDRRKVAALCQSLQALIALSLAIGSATDHITREMIFILAFLLGAARSFELPTTQALLPTIVPSALFPRAVAAAQSAQQSATIVAPALGGLLYAFGSVWVYGPTVVLYIIACSLMLNLPARQTPLNKGKATMDSLLAGIRFIRSRPDILGAISLDLFAVLLGGATALLPVFAKDILLTGPWGLGLLRSAPAVGALLMSLFLARFAVERNVGRVMFTAVGIFGVATIAFGLSTSFWFSLAVLVVLGAADMISMVIRASFVQLETPDEMRGRVSAVNGLFIGASNQLGEFESGLTAHWFGTVPAVVMGGIGTLVVTGAWIKLFPTLANRDRMHVPVEEAKV